The genomic interval TAACAGAAGTTTAGATGAAACCCGTGGCTATATTTCGAGGCTCTTACCAGTTGTTCATCCAAACACGTAAATAGTCTTTGCACATCAAACTTCAGTCCCAAATGAGGGTAAAGAACTATTTCTAACATAGGCTAGTCCCAGTTCACCCACAGTGACTAGTTAGTGTCATTaaagaatcaggtgtgcacattcacaagtgggaggggcttccacctggcccctcccctgcttagcaggagggagggaggaaaatGTTTTTAGTCTTACCTTTTGTACATTAGAAGCAGTTAATTTTGgtgcataataaaaaaaatacatagttTCATTgaatctgagtttttttttctgattgtaTTGTTGAAGGGAGTTTTTTCCCAAGTATTTCTTCAATGTTTTAAATAcgttcacattattattattattattattattattattattattattattattattattattattattattattattattttgtatagaGTTTTCCTGGCCCAAAACGTCAAAACGTAAATCTGTAGATATAAATGAGAATATCATTAACCAGGTTGCACCACTTGTTATTACACTCATATAAGCtttaagaaataaaagtaaagGCATTTTCATAATGATTTGATCTCCTTTCTCCGCATGGACCCAGCTCCCCCAGCTGAGACCAGAAGCTGGCATAAGAACTGCATTTCCCAGACTACCTCATGGAGCCCCTGCTCCAAGACCTGCGGCCGCGGTCTGTCCCTGAGGGTGTCCAACGCCAACGACCAGTGTGAGATGGTCAAAGAGTCTCGTCTGTGCAACCTCCGTCCATGTGAGGTCGACATCAGCAAAAGCATCAAGGTAGGTTTTCAGCATGTCAAataatttacattgattcaGCCTTTATCAGAGGTACTAAAGTCTTAGGGTGGTGGAGCAACATTAGGGAGCTCATtctaagaagttaataaaatcattgTCTGATATTGTTATGATTGTCAGTCCCTCTGTGGCCCCCCACGGGCCTGGGGCCCTTAACCCTTCCCTGCCTTGCTGACTGACATGCAGAAACagtggtgaaagtaatggattgcaagtactcacattactgtaattgtgttgcttttatggttacttgttctttttttgactttatttataaatcaataaaagaagtaaagcaatttgttacatttcttcaCCAAAtctttactgagtaaattattattattattttttaaatgatcaacggacattttgaaactaccaaaaatgaaataaccagacaacaatcaaatgcatcacatcatagccaaccaaccagattaaacgtaaagcATGgcgtcaaaatgttttttttctgagttaatAAAGTTAGCTATACATATAGCCTGATCATTTTTAGGCCAGGCtactggactcaaaacgccactcactttgtccttgttgttgtgtacactagttaaaattgctactcctctgttattcgtgaacaaaTCGGGCTGAagtttggtagctataatctatggatgtgtacgcatcgacgctcggagctggattttcgatttggggccccgaaagaaaaaaaagacaaaagtcgATTTcgcatttatttgtgagtcaaaaattacgacggttggtggtacccaatcattggcacataccaatatataaatggggcccattaccccgtatgtgtcacgggggcaccagggggccccatttttcaaatgactactctttcgttagttctcgttagattggaatgcagtttggtatgaacacTCTaagaatgaatatgatgagacgctcgcagccctttttttgaaatggtgcccgggggcccaccccccatttccggtaaagtcgttttcttatttatttgtgagtcaaataatgcgacagttggtggtaccgaatcattgacacataccaatatatgaatagggtccattactccgtatgtgccggggggccccatttttcaaatgactactcctctgttaatgcttgttgaatcgggctgtaatttgacatagatattctatgagcggatgtcaagagcctctctgaaacctttttttttactcggtagaaccgagtcatttgactgaattctcgggaatgtGGTACGttacgttccgcgggcccggccatagttcatccaaacttgttacttgtacttgagtattttatgtatgacttacttgtacttgagtacatttttattcaaataacagtacttctacttgagtatgataTTTATAGACCGAGTATATACTGTAAACTAAATGTGTTGGCTTGTACCTGGACTTACGTTGTTTCTGTTCTGCTGTTCCATCAGCCAGGAAAGAAATGTTTGAACATCTACAGAGAGGATCTACCCTCAAACTTCTCCATCTCTGGATGTGTCAGCAAGAAACAATACAGGCCCAAATTCTGTGGCGTCTGCACAGACGAACGCTGCTGCATCCCCTACAAGTCCAAGACCATCGACGTTGAGTTCCAGTGTCCCAACGGGTCGGGGTTCACCTGGAAAATGCTGTGGGTCCAGgcctgcttctgcaacctcagctgcaaaaaccCCAACGACATATTTGCTGAACTAGAAAGTTATTACGGTTACCCGGAAGTCATGAACTAAGACAGGATGTGTCACGAATGCCACTTTATTCCatgcatttattttggttttttttttcctattggaaaattttgtaaatataattttatgtatttgcaACCAGAGTAAATTCATGAAGCATTATCTGTTCtggaacttttaaaaataaataattaaaatctatTATTTGTGCAACAATAATGGTTTATTTAATTTCTATTAGCCTCGAGTAAATGCATAATGCTCAACATACAAGGTCATCATTTTAGgaaggtgtttttttaaaaaaaaatcaaactctTAGGAGAAGAAAATCTgttacaagttttttttatttgccatttttttaaataaatacaaactgtTGAGTCATTCGATGCTTTTCTACAGCATTAGACAGTTGAGAATCAAGCTTTTAAAACGCCACTTGTGTAGTTTACAAAGTAAAATGATGCTGTAGTGCAAGTAGAATACAGGAGTAGAAGGTGTTGGTTAAGTTGTGTGGCTAGCCTCATGTTGATATTACATAACCCCAACCACACAGGAGCATCACTTCTTAAGTGTGATCAAATCCAATGGCACATCTTTGTTCCTTTGGGCTTGACTGCATAGTAATCTTCCAAACAATAATCTGTTAATAAAGCATGACATGTGATAGCTTTGAATAATTTTTTAGTAAAAGACTGTTTGATTATTGACAAAATATGAGTCTGAATAATTTTCTCTAAAATGATGATTACATTAcggagatctttttttttttttagttaacaaatgtaaaaaatcatAAGAGGGagggggaaaagaaaaaaaaaacagaaaatgaatattggTCAAATAATACTATTATCTATACATACGTATAGAATAAAACTAATTTCTGTCCCCTAATTGTCAACGTTCTGTAAGCAGCTTGAGGCTCACGGCCATTTCTTCCCATTTCTCTAAACCTCGCATCTAGAAAAACTGCTCCTACAAACTAACGACAAGActtaagacatgaaaaataaaatgaaaaaaaagatcaaaaaattacagtgagaacaaaaaaaacaagacatttaCAGTTGAGTATATTTGAGAAAGCTGTGTCAATATATtagaaatgaatgaaaactgAATGATAGAATGATGAGATGGTAATAATCCTTAATGCAATAGAGAGTATAAGATATACATGACAAGCTTGTGTATTTTCAGCCTAAACTTTCACtgatattctcttttttttttgccccccaCGTGCTGCGTTGCCTTTAAATCCACGACCTATTTCTGAGTGGCTCTGATCcacttacaaaataaaaaaatgaattaggaACCTTATCTGTGGCTCCCACTGTGCGCTTATTCTCCTTGTCCCTCTCAGACGCGTGTGATGTAAAGGCAGCTCAGCACAAACTGAAGGGCCTTTGAGATGTTCAGGTGTCAGTGGGACGGTTCAGGAGGGGAGCGAGCACTTAACAGGACACTTCAGTGGACTTGGGCACGGCCTGGTCCACTTTGCTCTCAGTTGTGTCCATGGCGCGTGCGTGTGCGGTGTCGGTCGTGTGGCTGCGGTTGCGGGTGCCGTCGTTGGTGTGTGAGCGGGAGCGGTTTCCATCGCTGGTGTGCGAGCGGGAGCGGCTGCCCTCAAAGGAAGTGACGCTGGAGCCAGAGGCGGTGCGGGAGCGAGCCAGACGGGTCATGCTGCAAGCCGGCACTGAGGAACGAAAAAGTGTTAGCTGAAGGTTGTGCTCCATTACATAAGTCTGActaacaaccacaaaaatagaAGTTTAGATGTTAAAAATCCTCTTAAAAATGATCACTCATACATACTGGGTGCGTTGCGTCGTTGAATTTGTGATTGACTATCTttgatggggttttttttcacaataaactttgtaaaagaaaaggaacatttttaaattgctgTTTACTTGTTTAACGTACTCCAGATTaggttcattttcatttttcattagcctttatttagtcagtagaaccacattgagattaataatctcttTTACAAGTGTGTCCTGGCAGCAGTACATAAAACAAGTTTCCAGTGTCAAAACAATACTAAAATGtccttaaaacaaataaatagcatAGAAGACAGGTACAcgaaaaacaattttaaaaaaaatagtcacaGAGTAAGAGCTTATGAAAGATAAAACTATAAAAGCCACCAAATagttaaaacaataacaaggtGTTAGTTTTTGTTTCCAGGTGCTATCAGGTCAGCTGTATGTTGCCAAAGATATAAATTATTCAGTTATATCCTATATAACTTATCCTGTGGTGATTTTCAACCTGTGTGTGTCATGAGGGGTCATTAAGTGCATCTTTTACTAAACCTATGCACAAttaaggagaacatgcaacatCCAGAGAGAGCTGCAAATCTTGAATCACAATCTCCTCAATATACCATGTTTCATAAAAGTGGATCTGAAAAATGTtctgttgtttaaaaaatgaagaattttCAGCCCCGCCTCAAATCGcaacaaaaaggtaaaaaaaagtttcatatatatatgtatatactttttttttgcaaatatttttcctcaaaacttttaagttttaataaaaatctttgagtgcaaagaaaaaatacttttctatttttcatgctcatgGCTGTTCTCATCCCCTCTGTCATGACATCATGCCCAACAGTTTGGTAACCACTGTATTATactaagaaataaaataaaatatggcgTGACCACAAGGGGGCAGACAAACCCTTTTTCCAACACTTCAGGTGGAATCATCACAAAGCTAAACTGTACGAGAGTAATGGTAAGTGCCCAGAGTCAGAGTCAGAAGAATAGTTTGTTTCCAGTACTTACTGTATCCCATGCCCTGAATGAAGTACTTGAAAGCTTCTGTAAGTTTTGCCGGCTGTTGAGAGAAAATGCACACGATCAGCCATCTTGTCATTAATAATTACACTTGTTTACATCATAGTAAACCCCTCAGCCAATCATCCTGGAAGCTGACAGGTGGGGGTCTGAGATATAGCAGCTGTTATGAGCAGATGCTGCACAAATACGGAGGATTATAAACTAACAAATGTGCTGCATGTCTGGTGCATGTTAATGCTCTTAAGTTATCTACTCCACCACCTGAGCCCCTGTGATATGATTATCCACCCCGTCCCACCTGCTCTGCAACACACAAACTGATATACACACCTGGTCAACCTGGGGCATGCCGCCACAGTCAGCCATCTGTTaaaaggcacacacacacacacacacaaaaaaaacacagattagaTTTAGCCTCTTGTGTATTTCCATGACCGAGGACACAGACCATTACCTTTCACATTAACATAAGTATTACCCACTTGAACACATCTAACACCTCATCTCTAGCTGTTCTCCTGCATAATGCACAGTGTACCACAGTCAAAGTCACGGCCCAAAACCCATTTAGATTCACAATGGATTGTAAAAAGATGCCAATGGCCAAAAGAAATAAGTAACTTGCAGCAGGGCGTGCACTGTGTGAGCATGAGGACAAGTCACGCGGTTCAATCCTGGTTAATGTGTTACCAAGTAAATGCTGAGCACATGGAATCTTATCCGTTGCTATGTTTAATCTACGATGAGGTTATGACATGAAAGGTGCGAGTAGGAGGAACTGGTTTCTCACCTTGAGCAAGGTCGTCTTTGTTGGGTCCAGTTTAGTGTTGCACTCCACCTGTAGGTAGAAAACAGGCTTATTAGAAGAGCCTAACGTGACATCTGAATGCATCATACATCAGTtccagttgtttaaaaaaactaccTCAACTAAGTATTAACAAGTATTAACAAATCATTAACTATTGCCCTCACAAGTTGAAATTTGCACCTGATGGGGATTTAGCAGATGGGCTACTGGAAGAGAACGGAAGACGCATTTGCTAAAAGTTACTTGTGTAAGTTGAATCATTAACTTTAGTCACAGTCCTTTTTACCTTCTTTTTACCACGgaagtaatattttcaccagtgttggtttatttgtttgtctgttagcagaattGCGTCAAAAGTATAACATTTGACAAATTCAAAGAATAACCTTAGACCTTGGAAgaatccattacattttggaggggatccggatcaatatactgattctggatcagtttttaaaaaaatcgaaAAACTGTATCTCATTAttgacaaaaaatgtcaaaaattcatatcctAAATGACCcatctttatttcattcagatcAGACCACGATTGCGCCTTTTATCGTGATTTTTCACAACAAATGGGGTTGCCCAtatatttggacctactgtatcgttattaaaggggatagaaatttctcccaagcctttaaagtgtgagtgatcatggtatcatgatcaggatcactgatccagataagtgccaatatctggcaaagaggatatttggtgctttacAGAGGTTTTTGGCTCTCTGAGCTCTTGTTTTTTATGAAAAGTGTCTAATAAATGTCAGCGTTTGAGAGACTGTTTACCACAGCATCCACAGCAGGAGAACTGTCACCAACCACCAGCAGTGAAGGGCACCTGAtcaagagaaaaacatacaattgTAAGTTTAATCATGAATGATCATTATATATTATGAGTCTCAATggtgataattaaaaaaaaacaacttactTAAGGGTTCTCGGGTTGCATCCAGGGACTGGTCTCTCAATTTCCAGATCCCTTCGACTGGAAAAAGACTTCTGTTACTTAACCTTATCTCAAAATATTAGAAGTGTGACTTTTTTGGACATGCCCACCTTTCATAGGCCTTGATAAAGAGATGAAGGTTGAACTGGTTCATGTCATTCACAATGTGGTGGCGGTATCGTCCAATGAGGTTCTGGTTGTGGTGGATCTCCTCCTGTGAAAAACCAGATATAAAAACTGCaactttaaaacataaacctcaGTTTAAATTACACAATCTGAATCCATACCTTTCCAAAGAGGTGGCTGATGATCATGTCCGGCTCTGCGTGTGTCAAGCTGCTGagctttaaaatgaaaaacaccgGTGATGGTTAAGTTATTTAGCTCGATACGTATTAAAAAGGTCAACTGTATTGGGTTTTAGTTACTGTTACTGGGGAAGGATATACCTTGTGTGCGGCCCAGTCCATCCATCCTTCAGCACAGGGGTTGATGTTGATGAGCAATAGACCCTCCACCATAGTTGGGTAGTCCAGCTAAAACACGTGATAGGAGGTCATATTTAACTAACAGTATTGTACTCAAATCGgacatgattatttttgcttgATCAATTACACCGAGGACATTTAAAGTCAAGTTCTGcataatttgtgcatttttttatggATAATGTGTGAGAAAGATTACGTTATGATGTTAAACAATACTAGGCATGGTTTTAAGATTAGATTTCTATAGTTTAATTTACTTTTGGTATGGCCTCGtctaaaatgaatttgaatcAATAGAACAGTAAATCAGTCCTAAATGAGGATAAataacgattttggaaaatagctttattttacaataataatcactTTTTGTTAGATAATGTAATACCTTCATGTCGCCTCATTTGAGGACAGACAGGCTTCTGTGAGAAACTACACCCTGTATCTACATCAGCCATATGGTAACCAAGTGAGACTTCCCACTGAGTGTTAGTGTTACACTGATGTGGTACATTCCTTAGGCTTCTTTGGCTCAGGGGGCTCACACCATTAGCGATACCGTTTTGCCTAAATCATTCAAAGTCTGATTGTGAACTAAGAAGATATCTTACGGCGAATCTGGTCAAAATGTAGGCCCCGACACCGATTCCCATTCCAATGACACTCTTCAGGCTACGGAGCACAAAGATGCAGGGAGACTGTTAGAACAACCAATGAGTGGATGTCTTAGTTTAAAGAGTCACTTGCTGTTGTCTAAACTGTGGCTCCACTTACCCAAAGTGCTTCAGCACCAGAGGAAGAGTCTCAGACAGTTGGTCCATAGAGGGATACTCATATCTGAAAATCAAACACAGACATTATCAAGAGAACAGTTCAACAATGGTCCTTATCAGACCATGGCCTCTCCCTGTTATCAGCCACCTGCTGTTTAGCTTTAACACACCATTAAGGTAGTGTTAACTTTGGGCAAAGTCCCTCTATCACAGAGTTTAGCCTAAACCAGACAAACACCTGTTCTTACAACACACTTGACAAATTAGGCCACCTAAAGTACATCCGCAGTGATCTGGCTGTCATGTCAAAGGTTACAGACTGCTTGACACACATAAAGTGTGTATGTTTGAtcaagtgtgggtgtgtgttcgGCTCACCCAGTGGAAAACGTGCTGGCTCCCTCATGCTGCCCGGGGGCATCGATGTGACACACGGCAAAGTGCTGCATGATTTCCGACATGTCCTCATGGCTGAACAACGTGTCCCAGCAGGTTTTGTCtggaaaagaacacaaaaaaccacACAGGGTGAGGATGAATAACTGGCTGTATGAAATGAATGACTTTCAAGCATCCTGTGGAGATGTTTAAAGGTatgctttatttaatttttctagtACGATAGTAAAACTTTGTCAATATGTGTGGTCCAGTTGCTGTTTTGTAATAGAGAATGAACTGGACTGGTGAATCTAACCTGATCCCATGGGAACGCCCCACCTTTAGGAACAACAATAGATGTAGTTACCCAGATAGAGCTGAATAAGGAGAGGAGCTTACGGTTTAGTCCGATGTCATGGAAGGTGAGAATGACCGGTCGGTCCCCTTTGGGTACTCCCCTCATTGTGCAGTGAATTCTTCCATGAGGCGTCTCCACATCGTGCTCCTTTAGATGTAAAGAAGGTCATTAGTAGGGCGGAAAAAAACTAGCAcaaatatacattatattacAGTCTACATGATTTCAAAAAAAGTCGTTGCAGATTAATTACAGCGTGTTCCATCCGAGAAACTCAACCCCAATGCAATATGCTGACATTGTTGTCCTGCAAGCTGCCTAATCCTGCAAATCCAAtacaaacaagagcactcagagagcgcaaacctccaccaactTTAGATCAGCTCGCCAAATTTAATTcaaatctgttcataactttttgaTACATCCTTGCTCAAAATACTGCCTCTggatactgtatgtacagtaaCTTCCGGATTATTTCACCAAATTTCCTTTAAATCCGTTTTTTGAGAGATCCACCAGAACGGATGGACACGGGTGAAAAAACATTACTTAATTTGGGGTAACAAATGAGTTCACACAATTCTCCAAGTCTACTCACAGTGACTTCCATCTCAGCCACAATCATTTCCACGTCAGAATCCTCCAGAACCATGTTTGCAGGAGAGTCTAGTGCAACACCGCTCACTAACAAGAACTGCCCTCACTGTGGTTCCCAGAGATACAAATCCAAACTTCTCTTGTCCTCCACTAAGACCAGCATTTTTATACCCCCACTGCTTACTGGTCGGGCTAAGCTCTTGGTCTCCCATGGTGCCTTGCAGGCTGTTCAAAACAAGCTAATTGTAGAATGAAGAGATCCCTAAATTGGATCAGCCCCTGTCAGACAGAGGCGGAACCTGCTAGTGCACTAACAGGATGAGCAACTAACAAGGAGAAAAACATGTGGGAATAATGAGTACTGAGCAGCCATGTGATGTAATAAACATAGATCAGCAAAATTATTTggacaaaatacattaaaaatgagtCGTCTAGTTTATACTTTGGATTCGACAGGTAACTGATGTGTTAGGGCTTGGTGTAAACTAAAAAGAGTCTGAAGCAGTATTTTGACTCCTAGTCCCAGACAAGCCCCCAATTATGTTGTTGCTTCCTCCCCTAACAAATTCTAGAGGGTACCATGATaataacattgttttaaaaaaacaaacaaattcatCAAGAAGATGGAAGATTTTCCATTTTACCAAAAATCCATGAGTATTAAACCCTGAAATGCTGCTACCTCATAATGACCTGACCTGCAGGTCCACAGCACAAGATGACCTCCAGGCTTGTTTGTTTTCCAAACCAGTCTTAACTGCATTGGATGAGCATTCACATTAACGCACAACCTATTTACTAGAGGTAAGGTACACGCCCTGCTTCACCCAACCTCCACCTCAGGCGGGCATAAGCTACAGTGGTGAGATAATCCTGCTGCATGTGTACGTGAGAAAACACacgtgtgttttgttgtgttgaaTATGCTTAATGCTGCACAAAACTGAAGTGGAATTATAATGTTTGAGGATGGggatgtttattattgttgcaCACGTCATGAGGTCACCTTTGGCTAAATCCACATGGGTAATTGTTGGAAGCTTAGCTGTCTCACGGATATCAAACACCTGAGGGAGGGTTAGCCAAATAGACTAAATAATACCAAAGGCAAGTAAACCACAAGAAGTTCACAGTTAATTGGCCTGctaacacaaaaaaagatgGTCAAATATGCTTGTCCATTTACTACCACAGTACTGCCAACAACACtaagggtgtcccaatccaaAATTTATATTGATATCAGCCCAAAATCTGCAAAAAAgagcatctaaaatctccaatataatattgtttttattggatttattgaggttatttttcagtcgtctaaattgtttttcatttatttaatttaaatgtggaatattcttatgtttaaggttaaaatttaGGTAACCCATtggtaaataataaatgggtccatttttctcatacctactgttgcagactattgttctctatttgagtaacatcacttgatcaagccgtTTCTAACATTCCAAATAAGTAGTAAAAGTAAGTGTGATTTGTGCCGACATGGCATCGTATCGCTATCGGTCAATACCAAAGTTTGAAATATCGGTAACACAACAGAAGTGAAAATGTtgtattgggacacccctacaaGGATCAAAACAGTACAGAATCAGGTCTGGACCACACATTAATCTTTTTAAATCAGTACATTTTGAATTATTGGAGTGAACAAATGTACATTTGGTCTAAAACACATGTCAATTTTAGTGCTCcttgaataaaatgtaaatttcttCTTAGATTTTTCAGACTTGAAATCACTTCACGCCTACAGAACTCTATACATTTCTAGTGGACAAAGT from Gouania willdenowi chromosome 11, fGouWil2.1, whole genome shotgun sequence carries:
- the ndrg1a gene encoding protein NDRG1a isoform X1, translated to MCIMVHFKLEIVLNITSKKSKIKGLREAVQQLVEKEHDVETPHGRIHCTMRGVPKGDRPVILTFHDIGLNHKTCWDTLFSHEDMSEIMQHFAVCHIDAPGQHEGASTFSTGYEYPSMDQLSETLPLVLKHFGLKSVIGMGIGVGAYILTRFALDYPTMVEGLLLININPCAEGWMDWAAHKLSSLTHAEPDMIISHLFGKEEIHHNQNLIGRYRHHIVNDMNQFNLHLFIKAYESRRDLEIERPVPGCNPRTLKCPSLLVVGDSSPAVDAVVECNTKLDPTKTTLLKMADCGGMPQVDQPAKLTEAFKYFIQGMGYMPACSMTRLARSRTASGSSVTSFEGSRSRSHTSDGNRSRSHTNDGTRNRSHTTDTAHARAMDTTESKVDQAVPKSTEVSC
- the ndrg1a gene encoding protein NDRG1a isoform X2, which encodes MDDIQIEAKPLLVDKELPGLREAVQQLVEKEHDVETPHGRIHCTMRGVPKGDRPVILTFHDIGLNHKTCWDTLFSHEDMSEIMQHFAVCHIDAPGQHEGASTFSTGYEYPSMDQLSETLPLVLKHFGLKSVIGMGIGVGAYILTRFALDYPTMVEGLLLININPCAEGWMDWAAHKLSSLTHAEPDMIISHLFGKEEIHHNQNLIGRYRHHIVNDMNQFNLHLFIKAYESRRDLEIERPVPGCNPRTLKCPSLLVVGDSSPAVDAVVECNTKLDPTKTTLLKMADCGGMPQVDQPAKLTEAFKYFIQGMGYMPACSMTRLARSRTASGSSVTSFEGSRSRSHTSDGNRSRSHTNDGTRNRSHTTDTAHARAMDTTESKVDQAVPKSTEVSC